A stretch of the Marivirga tractuosa DSM 4126 genome encodes the following:
- a CDS encoding glycosyltransferase, with product MNLSNKNILLISPESWDHIFVSKHHYATHLAKSNNKVYFLNPPKEISSISVNKTTYENLFTIDYKGFIKGLRFLPRIIRKYFIGQKFKKLEKAANVKFDLVWSFDNSVFYDFDSLPKEIYSISHIVDLNQDFNTKIAAKSADLCIGVKKEIVDRLKCFNKNTILIPHGVQEFTQSSEKVILPGKNRIKALYMGNLAMKHIDWELLNMVVNKNVNVDFILVGDGIDQNENKFNITEQNNIYLIGRIFSTEIGLYLNSADILLSLYDGSYSSNYATPHKIMEYLASGKIISSTWMAEYDLLYENGLILMSKTQKEFLENFKKLIENLDEFNSKEDQDKRKVIAESNSYFKQLERISESIKSI from the coding sequence ATGAACTTAAGTAATAAAAATATTCTATTAATCTCCCCTGAATCATGGGATCATATTTTTGTTTCTAAACATCACTATGCTACGCATTTGGCAAAAAGCAATAATAAAGTTTATTTTTTAAATCCCCCTAAAGAGATAAGTTCTATATCGGTGAATAAAACTACTTATGAAAATCTATTCACCATTGATTATAAAGGATTTATCAAGGGGTTAAGGTTTTTACCAAGGATAATTCGAAAATACTTTATCGGACAAAAATTCAAAAAATTGGAGAAGGCTGCTAATGTTAAATTTGATTTGGTTTGGTCTTTTGACAATTCTGTTTTTTACGATTTTGACTCTTTACCGAAAGAAATTTATTCTATCTCTCATATAGTAGATTTGAATCAGGATTTTAACACTAAAATTGCAGCAAAATCAGCTGATTTATGTATTGGGGTGAAAAAAGAAATTGTGGATAGGTTGAAATGCTTTAATAAAAATACAATATTAATTCCTCATGGGGTCCAAGAATTTACACAAAGTTCAGAAAAAGTAATCCTACCAGGTAAAAATAGAATCAAAGCACTCTATATGGGTAATTTAGCAATGAAGCATATTGATTGGGAGTTATTGAATATGGTAGTAAATAAGAATGTCAATGTTGATTTCATATTAGTGGGTGATGGAATAGATCAAAACGAAAATAAATTTAATATTACTGAACAAAACAACATTTACTTAATAGGAAGAATTTTCTCTACTGAAATTGGCTTATATTTAAATAGCGCTGATATACTTTTGAGTTTATATGATGGATCTTATTCATCAAACTACGCTACACCACATAAAATAATGGAATATTTAGCTTCTGGAAAAATTATTTCTTCGACATGGATGGCGGAGTATGACCTGCTATATGAAAATGGTTTAATATTAATGTCTAAAACACAAAAAGAGTTTTTGGAAAATTTCAAAAAATTAATTGAGAATTTGGATGAG